One Comamonas endophytica DNA window includes the following coding sequences:
- a CDS encoding DUF2946 family protein: MSWLRSSSPTLLPSRQAALVRACLAAWLLVLAAGLFTPWAQARGLEAVCSGTGHGSYRLGPDADSLAHALHGLDCPLCLPQLAAPPQDAGAVPADGPRAAQPARLQAMAWIPVPSACPPPARGPPAV; this comes from the coding sequence ATGTCTTGGCTGCGCTCCTCCTCCCCCACGCTGCTGCCCTCGCGGCAGGCAGCGCTGGTGCGCGCCTGCCTGGCAGCCTGGCTGCTGGTGCTGGCGGCGGGGCTGTTCACGCCCTGGGCGCAAGCGCGAGGACTCGAAGCCGTCTGCTCGGGAACGGGCCATGGCAGCTACCGTCTCGGGCCTGATGCAGATAGCCTGGCGCATGCGCTGCATGGTCTCGACTGTCCGCTGTGCCTGCCGCAGCTGGCCGCGCCGCCGCAGGACGCAGGGGCGGTGCCCGCCGACGGGCCGCGCGCTGCGCAGCCCGCGCGGCTGCAGGCCATGGCGTGGATACCCGTGCCCTCGGCCTGTCCGCCGCCCGCGCGCGGACCTCCTGCTGTGTGA